A single Haloglycomyces albus DSM 45210 DNA region contains:
- a CDS encoding menaquinone biosynthesis decarboxylase, with protein MATKFPYSDLQSYLTTLEEAGELKRVSAPVDPTLEVTEIVNRVIAEDGPALLFENPTRGEMPIAINLFSTLERTALAFGVDDLNEIGDRIGELAKPELPVGWAGVRDGLGKLMQLKSVPPKKVRKAPCQEVVYRGDEVDLNRLPGLQVWPGDGGIFHNFGLVHTKHPESAKRNVGLYRLQQHDERTLGLHWQIHKNSTSHYADAERRGDRLPVAIAIGPDPVMAYAATAPLPSDIDEYLFAGFLRGERVEMVDCLTVPLQVPATSQIVLEGWAEPGERLPEGPFGDHTGFYTPVEDFPYMHVETMTMRENPIYHSIITSAPPQEDYGLGKATERIFLPLLKVMIPDIVDYHLPESGGFHNCAIVSIDKKFPKHAQKVMNAIWGAHMMSLTKLIIVVDADCDVHDMREVAWRAFGNVDYSRDLQVGEGPVDHLDHASYQQFWGGKAGIDATAKFPTEGYTRGWPDMMTMTAAVKATVSDRWKEYGIDH; from the coding sequence GTGGCTACTAAATTTCCTTACAGTGACTTGCAGTCGTATCTGACGACTCTGGAAGAAGCCGGAGAGCTCAAACGCGTGAGCGCTCCTGTCGATCCCACCCTGGAGGTCACCGAGATCGTCAATCGGGTGATCGCAGAGGACGGACCGGCGCTTTTGTTCGAGAACCCCACGCGGGGCGAGATGCCCATCGCGATCAATCTTTTCTCCACATTGGAACGAACCGCGTTGGCGTTCGGCGTGGACGATCTCAATGAGATCGGCGACCGAATCGGAGAGCTGGCCAAACCGGAACTCCCGGTCGGCTGGGCCGGAGTACGCGACGGCCTGGGCAAATTGATGCAACTCAAGAGTGTTCCGCCCAAGAAGGTACGTAAGGCGCCGTGCCAGGAGGTGGTCTACCGGGGCGACGAGGTCGATCTCAATCGCCTTCCGGGGCTGCAGGTGTGGCCCGGCGACGGGGGCATCTTCCACAATTTCGGTCTCGTGCACACCAAGCACCCGGAATCGGCGAAACGCAATGTCGGGCTCTATCGCCTGCAGCAACACGATGAACGCACGCTGGGCCTGCATTGGCAGATCCATAAGAACTCGACCTCACACTACGCTGACGCCGAGCGTCGTGGCGACCGTCTGCCGGTCGCCATCGCCATCGGGCCCGATCCGGTCATGGCCTATGCAGCCACCGCCCCGCTGCCCTCCGACATCGACGAATACCTGTTCGCGGGTTTCCTACGCGGCGAGCGCGTCGAGATGGTCGACTGCCTGACGGTTCCGCTACAGGTTCCGGCAACGTCGCAGATCGTCCTGGAAGGCTGGGCGGAGCCGGGCGAGCGACTGCCCGAAGGGCCTTTCGGGGACCACACCGGCTTTTATACTCCCGTCGAGGATTTCCCGTACATGCACGTGGAAACCATGACCATGCGGGAGAACCCGATTTACCACTCCATCATCACTTCGGCTCCTCCGCAGGAGGATTACGGCCTGGGGAAGGCCACCGAGCGGATTTTCCTCCCGCTGTTGAAGGTGATGATCCCCGACATCGTGGATTACCACCTACCGGAGTCGGGCGGGTTTCACAACTGCGCGATCGTGTCGATCGACAAGAAGTTCCCCAAGCACGCGCAGAAGGTCATGAACGCCATTTGGGGTGCGCACATGATGAGCCTCACAAAGCTCATCATCGTGGTGGACGCCGACTGCGATGTGCACGATATGCGGGAAGTTGCTTGGCGCGCTTTCGGAAACGTCGACTACAGCCGTGATCTGCAAGTGGGTGAGGGACCGGTCGACCACCTCGACCACGCTTCATACCAGCAGTTCTGGGGAGGTAAGGCCGGGATCGACGCGACGGCCAAATTCCCCACGGAGGGATATACTCGGGGTTGGCCCGACATGATGACCATGACCGCTGCCGTCAAGGCGACGGTCAGCGACCGCTGGAAAGAATACGGCATTGACCACTAA
- a CDS encoding amino acid ABC transporter permease: MTDWDNEAAKNVFPYVWEGFLVVLQIAVWSALLATVLGLLAAIALQIAPRWAAATISGVMQFIRNTPLLVQVLLVFTFTSTVLNGLNLTAMVVGAIVLGVHYSSYVMESFRAGIEAIPKGQWEAATALSLPRTHTWRTVIGPQMLKRSLPSVTNWLVAMFKEVPVLTAIGVMEMIARVREYASISYVGGIEGYTMAGLLFLVASYPIALASRRLEIRLAKSNF; the protein is encoded by the coding sequence ATGACCGATTGGGATAATGAAGCGGCTAAGAACGTCTTTCCCTATGTGTGGGAAGGATTCCTGGTCGTGCTACAGATTGCCGTCTGGTCGGCGCTCCTCGCGACCGTGCTCGGTCTCCTGGCGGCCATCGCTCTGCAGATCGCGCCACGATGGGCCGCGGCCACGATCAGCGGTGTCATGCAGTTTATTCGCAATACCCCCCTGTTGGTCCAAGTCCTTTTGGTGTTCACTTTCACCAGTACCGTTCTCAATGGACTGAACCTGACGGCGATGGTGGTAGGTGCCATTGTGTTGGGAGTGCACTATTCCTCTTACGTAATGGAGTCGTTCCGGGCCGGTATCGAGGCCATTCCCAAAGGACAATGGGAGGCGGCCACGGCCCTGTCGCTACCTCGCACTCACACGTGGCGTACGGTCATCGGGCCTCAAATGCTGAAGCGGTCGCTGCCGTCCGTCACCAACTGGTTGGTGGCGATGTTCAAAGAGGTACCCGTCCTTACCGCCATCGGTGTCATGGAGATGATCGCTCGGGTTCGCGAGTACGCCAGCATCTCCTATGTGGGAGGTATTGAGGGCTATACCATGGCGGGTCTGCTGTTCCTGGTGGCGTCGTACCCGATTGCCTTGGCTTCGAGAAGATTGGAGATCCGTCTTGCCAAATCAAACTTCTAA
- the ehuA gene encoding ectoine/hydroxyectoine ABC transporter ATP-binding protein EhuA, with product MPNQTSNSDDQHPYIHFDRVMKRFGDLTVLNQLNMGIDKGERVTLIGPSGSGKTTILRLLMTLEHVTPTKHPEKDGGVIYLDGQPYSHQEKHGKLRPAHEAYLRRARSKVGMVFQQFNLFPNMKVLRNVTEAPIHALKQDKDEVNVRAKEYLELVGLSDKLDHYPSQLSGGQQQRVAIARALAMQPEVLLLDEVTSALDPELVADVLEVLRDIASSTDITMLIVTHEMSFARDVSNRVMMFDKGVIVEEGNPEQMFTAPEEERTKDFLKAVAG from the coding sequence TTGCCAAATCAAACTTCTAATTCAGACGACCAGCATCCGTATATTCACTTTGACCGCGTGATGAAGCGGTTCGGGGATTTGACGGTCCTCAACCAGTTGAACATGGGGATTGACAAGGGTGAGCGCGTGACGCTCATCGGCCCCAGTGGTTCGGGTAAGACGACGATTCTCCGTCTGCTTATGACCTTGGAACACGTCACGCCCACCAAGCATCCTGAGAAGGACGGCGGGGTCATTTACCTGGATGGGCAACCCTATAGCCACCAGGAAAAGCACGGCAAGCTCCGTCCTGCTCACGAGGCTTATCTGCGTCGTGCACGCAGCAAGGTCGGCATGGTGTTTCAGCAGTTCAATCTGTTTCCCAACATGAAGGTGCTGCGGAACGTCACTGAGGCCCCGATTCACGCGCTGAAGCAGGACAAGGACGAGGTCAACGTCCGCGCCAAGGAGTACTTGGAGCTGGTGGGCCTGTCCGACAAGCTGGACCACTACCCGAGTCAGTTGTCGGGTGGGCAGCAGCAGCGTGTGGCGATCGCCCGTGCTCTGGCCATGCAGCCGGAGGTTCTCCTCTTGGACGAGGTGACCTCGGCTCTGGACCCCGAGCTGGTGGCCGATGTCCTCGAAGTCTTGCGTGATATTGCCTCAAGCACCGACATCACCATGTTGATCGTGACGCACGAGATGAGCTTCGCCCGTGACGTGTCGAATCGCGTGATGATGTTCGACAAGGGTGTCATCGTGGAGGAAGGTAACCCCGAGCAGATGTTCACGGCTCCCGAAGAGGAACGTACAAAGGACTTCCTCAAGGCCGTTGCCGGTTAA
- a CDS encoding amino acid ABC transporter permease has protein sequence MDAITDVVGVLPNYAEPLGTTVFITVSSAALALVIAFGLGLATHSPKLILRAPARTFVEFIRGSSVVVQLFWFAYAMPALFNFRFDYLIVAGIIALAINYGAYSSEVVRGALQAVPHSQHEACTALGIHGVKKFWRVILPQAWPEMIPSLCSFAVMLLKASALVSMIAVVDLTEMAKTIGERPDQDRLVQLSFVLVVYFLLAWLIWSGMRALENRAKRGLGIDPKQRMATGAGGK, from the coding sequence TTGGATGCAATTACAGATGTCGTGGGAGTGCTTCCCAACTATGCCGAGCCCCTGGGCACTACGGTATTCATTACCGTATCGTCGGCGGCACTGGCTCTGGTCATTGCCTTCGGTCTCGGTCTGGCCACGCACTCCCCAAAATTGATTCTACGAGCCCCCGCCCGGACTTTTGTCGAGTTCATTCGCGGATCCTCGGTCGTAGTGCAGCTGTTCTGGTTCGCTTACGCGATGCCCGCCCTTTTTAATTTCCGATTCGACTACCTCATTGTCGCGGGAATCATCGCGCTTGCCATCAACTACGGTGCCTACAGCAGCGAAGTGGTGCGCGGAGCCCTACAGGCGGTACCGCATTCGCAGCATGAGGCGTGTACCGCTCTGGGAATACATGGAGTCAAGAAGTTCTGGCGCGTCATTCTCCCCCAAGCGTGGCCGGAAATGATTCCGTCCCTGTGCTCGTTCGCCGTCATGCTGTTGAAAGCGAGCGCACTGGTGTCGATGATCGCGGTCGTCGACTTGACCGAGATGGCCAAGACGATCGGTGAACGCCCCGATCAGGATCGCCTGGTCCAGTTGAGCTTCGTACTGGTCGTCTACTTCCTCCTGGCCTGGCTCATCTGGAGCGGAATGCGCGCTCTGGAGAATCGAGCCAAACGAGGACTCGGCATTGATCCGAAGCAGCGGATGGCGACCGGAGCAGGAGGCAAGTAA
- the mqnP gene encoding menaquinone biosynthesis prenyltransferase MqnP, translating into MTTNLDASEAPSNPVRAFLKLVAFEHSVFALPFAYLSALTAMSLNDAFSWTVLLWVTLAMVSGRTLAMAANRIIDRAIDAQNPRTAGRELVTGAVSLRTAYWGCAVSLVVFVLAAAMLNPLCLVLAPLAVAPLIVYPYGKRFTNFPHAILGLAQAVAPVGAWLAVTGTFAGSWPAIALGVAVGLWVGGFDLIYACQDIEVDREIGVKSTPARWGKAAALHISSATHAVAVALFVTFGLLISAGLWYWMGVAVVAAILVYEHSIVKPHDLSRANRAFFTANGFVAVALFVFACLDLYVGF; encoded by the coding sequence TTGACCACTAACCTTGACGCCTCCGAGGCACCCTCCAACCCCGTCCGCGCTTTTCTGAAGCTGGTGGCATTCGAGCATTCGGTGTTCGCGTTGCCGTTCGCGTACCTGTCGGCGTTGACGGCCATGAGTCTGAACGACGCTTTCAGCTGGACGGTGTTGTTGTGGGTGACTCTGGCGATGGTGTCGGGGCGGACACTGGCGATGGCGGCCAATCGCATCATCGACCGTGCCATTGACGCTCAGAACCCGCGTACCGCCGGCCGTGAGCTGGTGACCGGTGCGGTCAGCCTCCGTACGGCCTATTGGGGCTGTGCGGTGTCGCTGGTGGTGTTCGTGCTGGCGGCAGCGATGTTGAATCCGTTGTGTCTGGTATTGGCTCCGCTGGCGGTAGCGCCTTTGATCGTTTACCCCTATGGAAAACGTTTCACCAACTTTCCGCACGCGATTCTCGGTCTGGCTCAGGCGGTCGCGCCGGTCGGGGCGTGGCTGGCCGTCACCGGCACCTTCGCCGGGTCGTGGCCTGCCATCGCGCTTGGGGTGGCCGTGGGTCTGTGGGTCGGCGGTTTCGACCTGATCTACGCCTGCCAGGACATTGAGGTCGACCGCGAGATCGGAGTGAAATCCACTCCCGCACGGTGGGGCAAGGCGGCGGCCTTGCACATTTCGTCCGCTACGCACGCGGTGGCCGTGGCATTGTTCGTGACCTTTGGGCTCCTGATTTCGGCAGGCCTGTGGTACTGGATGGGAGTTGCCGTCGTCGCGGCGATTCTGGTGTATGAACACAGCATCGTCAAGCCGCATGACCTGAGCCGAGCGAATCGGGCGTTCTTCACCGCCAACGGATTCGTGGCGGTGGCACTGTTCGTGTTCGCCTGTCTCGATTTGTACGTAGGGTTTTAG